TGCAGGAGGGTCAGCAGGACCTCCTTCGTGGACGCGCGGTCGCGCGCGTCGCACAGCGTGATCGGCGTGCCGGGGGTGAGGTCGAGTGCCGCGCCGATGTCGGCGAGCGCCGCGACCTGGTGCCCGTCGAAGCAGTTCACCGCGACGACGAACGGGATGCCCCGGTGCTCGAAGAAGTCGACGGCCGCGAAGCTGACGTCCAGACGGCGCGCGTCGACGAGGACCACGGCGCCCAGCGCGCCACGGGCGAGGTCGTCCCACATGAACCAGAAACGGTTCTGGCCCGGCGTGCCGAAGAGGTAGACGATCATCTCGCGATCGATCGTGATGCGGCCGAAGTCCATCGCGACCGTGGTCGTCGTCTTCCCCTCGACGCCGGCGAGGTCGTCCACGCCCGCGCTCGTCGCGGTGATCAGCTCCTCGGTGCGCAGCGGCGCGATCTCGCTGACGGAGGCGACCAACGTGGTCTTGCCGACGCCGAAGCCGCCCGCGATGACGATCTTGCCCGTCGCCGCGTCCGGGCTGGGGACGAGCTCAGAGCCTGCGGATGCCATCGATCACCGCCTGGAGGAATCGGACGTCCGACGCGGTCGAGGCGTCGGGGGAGGACAGGACGATCAGCTCGTGGTCGAGAAGGTCGCCGAGCAGGATCTTGACGACGCAGACCGGCAGGGCGAGATGCGCGGCGACCTCCACCACGGCGGTCGGCGTGCGGCACAGGGCCAGGGTCCTGAGCTGTTCCGGCTGGAGCCGGATCGCGCGGCCGGGCAGCCGGACGGTGCTGACCAGGGAGATCAGCTCGATGTCCGGCCGGCTGGGCTGGGTGCGGCCCCGGGTGAGGGCGTAGGGGCGGACCATCGGCCCGCTCCGCTCCTCGTCCCAGGAGTCCTCCGACCAGTGCGTCATCCAGGCTCACCGCCCGCGGCGTCCGCCCGCCGCCCGTTCTCCGGGACCCGGGGCGGGGCCGTGAGGAAGGTGCCCACCTGCCGGACGAGCAGGGTCATCTCGTAGGCGATCGTCCCGATGTCGACGGCCGAGGTGGCCAGGGCGGCGAGCCGGGCGCCGCTTCCGGCGGCGGTGACGAAGAGGAACAGGTCGTCCATCTCGATCATCGTCTGGCGCACCGCGCCGCCCTCGAAGTGGCGGCTGGTGCCTTGGGCGAGGGACTGCAATCCCGAGGCGATGGCGGACAGTTGCTCGGCGTCGTCCCGGGCCAGCGAGGCGGAGGCGCCGACCAGCAGACCGTCCTCGGACAGCACGATGGCGTGCAGGGTGCCGGGCGTCTTGGCCACCAGACGGTCCAGCAGCCAGCTCAGCCCGCCCTCACCGGCTTGGGTCGCCGTCATGGGGTCTCCTTGTCGAATCCGGTTGGGAAAGTGGGTGCGGAGGGCCGAGGGGGGACGGTTCGTCCAGGGCCCGGCGGGTGCCGCGCCGCAGGGCGAGCAGCACCGCCCGCGCCTGGCCCGCGCTCCGTTCGGCCTCGGCGGCTTCCCGGGCCTCGTCCGCCGCGGTCTTCCCGGCCGGTCCTCCCGGCTCCGCCGGTCTCCCCGGTCCGGGTGCTCCGGGTGCTCCGGGTGCGCCCGCCGGTCGCGGGGCCGGGGGGCCGTCGAGGAGCTGCGGGGCCAGATGGGTCATGCGCACCCGGCGCGGCAGGCCGGCCGCCGGGGGCGGCGGGCCGGGGGGCGCCGCGTCGACGCGCTCGATCGGATCGCCCCCCGGGACGGCCGGGAGCACCCGCCGGTGTCTGCCGCTCTCGCCGTGGGGGACCGAGGCGAGGTGGCGCTCGGCACGGTCGTCGTGCGGGATGCCCACGGTGGCGACGGGCTCTTCGAGGATGGCGTTCGGGAGCAGGACGACGGCGAGAAGTCCCTTGTAGGAGGAGGGTCTGAGGGTGATGGTGATGTCGTGCCGCCGGGCCAGGTGGCTCACGACGATGAGCCCGAGCCGGGGGTCCACGCCCAGGGTGGTGAGGCTGAACTCCGGTGGAGCGGCGAGCAGGTGGTTCGCGGCCTCCAGATCCGCCGGCGGCATGCCCAGGCCGCGGTCCTCGATCTCGACCGCCACGCCCTGCGCGACCGGGACCGGCCGGACGTGCACCTCGGTGTGCGGCGGGGAGAACATCGTGCCGTTCTCGATCAGTTCGGCCAGCAGGTGGATGACGTCCCCCACGGCGGGCCCGATGACCGCGTGGTCGGCGGTGCCGTCGAGCACGACACGTGTGTAGTTCTCGATCTCCGAGACCGAGCCGCGCAGAATCTCGCTCAGCGGCACCGCGGTGTGCCAGCGGCGGCCCGGCGTCGCGCCGCTGAGGATGGTCAGGCTCTCGGCGTTCCGCCGCATGCGGGCGGCCAGATGGTCGATCGCGTACAGATCGGCGAGATCCCCGGGATCGGTCGTCTTGTGTTCCATGCCGTCGATGACGCCGAGTTGGCGGTGCAGCAGCACCTGCGTACGGCGCGACATGTTGAGGAACATCCGGCGGGTGCCCTCGCGCAACTCGGCCTGTTCCAGGGCGACGGCCACTGCCGTCCGCTGCGCCGTTCCGAACGCTTTGGCGACCCTGCCGAGTTCGTCGCTGCCGAAGTCGAGAGTCGGCACCCGGTCCGCCTCGGGAACGTGCTCGCCGCGCCGCAGCCGGTCCACGAGCTCGGGCAGCCGCTGCTCGGCCAACTCCAGCGTGGCTCGCCGCAGACCGGACATCCGGGTCAGCAACGACCGGGTGATCCGGAACGAGACGAGGCCGCACGCGATGACGCCCGCCAGGCCGATGGCGCTGCTGATGAGGACGCGCCGCAGGAACCCCTCCTCGTCGTGGGTGGCCTGATCGGTGAGCGCGGCCCGGCGGGTGAGCGCCAGCCGCCCGAACGACTCCCCGACGGCGGCGGGCGCCTGCGCCCACGCCGGTTCGAGGCGGGGCAGCGCCAGTTCACCGTCCGCTCCGGAGCCGGCGGGGGTGGCGCCCGAGATGACCGCGGACTCCAGCAGGGCCAGCGCCGCTCCGTCGTCGAGCGCGAACGTCTCCTCCAACAGCCTCTGTTGATCGCGGGGGAGCTGCGGAATGAGCCGCTCGACCAGGTGGCGCCGCACGGCGACGGCGGAGGTCAGCGCCTCCCGCTCCCCGGTGCTGATGGTGCCGGTCACCGTGGCCGCGCCGAGCAGCGCGTTCTCCTGGGACAGCAGCTCGCCGGTCTCGATCAGCGACAGCAGGTCGAACAGCGCCTCGGTCAGCTCACTGCCGAAGTCCGCGTGCCGCACGAGGGGCTGGAACAGGTTGTTGGCGGCTTCCACGGCCCGGGTGTAGGCGTCGAAGGCGTCCAGGCGAGTAAGGCGCTCGCCGTCGATCGCGGTGCGGGCGGCCTCCAGTTCCGTGAGCCGGCCCGCCAGTTCGGAGGAGGCGGCGGGGAAGCCGGTCACCTCGGGCCACAGATCGTTCAGGTCGGCGTGGCCGTAGCCGTCGATCGCGGCGTCCGTCTCGTGCCGCAGCGTTTCGAGCTCCTCCCGGCCGTCGCCGGTGGCCAGCCATACCAGGGTCTGCCGCCGTTCGGCCTGCAACGCCTGCCGGAGCGGATTCCACACCGCCTCCGTCGCCCGGAAGTCCCCCCGGCTCTCGCTGAGCCGCTGCCACGGGTCCAGGAGCACGGCCGAACCGGCGCCCCAGAGCGCGGTCATGGCGCACACGGGTACGACCACGAGCAGGACCAGGGAAAGCCGGATGCTGCCGTGGCGCCGCGACCGGGCTATCGCCCTCAGCCACCTCTTGCTGCTGCCTGTCACCCTGCTCCTCGATCGCGGCGCGCGGGCCCGCCCGGAGCCGCCGCGGTACCGCCGCCTCACAGGGGGGCGACCCGGCTCCCGACCAGCCTGGCGAAGATAGATGTGATGAGGAGAGGCGCTGCTCCGTGGACCGGAGTGCGAGGAGGGGCGCGGCCACTGCCCCGGTCGCCGCGACTCCGGGGGTCGCCCTCAGCGGCGGGACACGAGACATCGCGGCCTTCCGCGTACGTTCACCGCGTCGTCACGTGAGCGATAACCTCTCGCGCGGCGATGTTAACGGGTGGCATGGTTTTCCGCCACAGGTCCGAAACCGCTCGTTTTGGCAAGTCCTCGCCGACCGCGTGGCGTTCGTCGGCGCGCTCACCCCGGCACCCCACCCCGTCACCCCACCCGTCAGCTCGACGAATGTCTCCTCCAGCCACCGTACAGGTGCGGTGAGGCGCGGCCCCCGTCGTCGTGGACGTGGTCGAGCATCCGCACCCTCCGCGCGCGGTCCGGGCCCGGCGGGCCGGGGCTCCTCGCGGATATCGCGGGCACGGAACCGCTCCGTCTGGGCGCCGGGCCTCCGACTCG
Above is a window of Streptomyces sp. NBC_01803 DNA encoding:
- a CDS encoding roadblock/LC7 domain-containing protein; translated protein: MTATQAGEGGLSWLLDRLVAKTPGTLHAIVLSEDGLLVGASASLARDDAEQLSAIASGLQSLAQGTSRHFEGGAVRQTMIEMDDLFLFVTAAGSGARLAALATSAVDIGTIAYEMTLLVRQVGTFLTAPPRVPENGRRADAAGGEPG
- a CDS encoding GTP-binding protein, with the protein product MASAGSELVPSPDAATGKIVIAGGFGVGKTTLVASVSEIAPLRTEELITATSAGVDDLAGVEGKTTTTVAMDFGRITIDREMIVYLFGTPGQNRFWFMWDDLARGALGAVVLVDARRLDVSFAAVDFFEHRGIPFVVAVNCFDGHQVAALADIGAALDLTPGTPITLCDARDRASTKEVLLTLLHHVLRTAAA
- a CDS encoding sensor histidine kinase; translation: MTGSSKRWLRAIARSRRHGSIRLSLVLLVVVPVCAMTALWGAGSAVLLDPWQRLSESRGDFRATEAVWNPLRQALQAERRQTLVWLATGDGREELETLRHETDAAIDGYGHADLNDLWPEVTGFPAASSELAGRLTELEAARTAIDGERLTRLDAFDAYTRAVEAANNLFQPLVRHADFGSELTEALFDLLSLIETGELLSQENALLGAATVTGTISTGEREALTSAVAVRRHLVERLIPQLPRDQQRLLEETFALDDGAALALLESAVISGATPAGSGADGELALPRLEPAWAQAPAAVGESFGRLALTRRAALTDQATHDEEGFLRRVLISSAIGLAGVIACGLVSFRITRSLLTRMSGLRRATLELAEQRLPELVDRLRRGEHVPEADRVPTLDFGSDELGRVAKAFGTAQRTAVAVALEQAELREGTRRMFLNMSRRTQVLLHRQLGVIDGMEHKTTDPGDLADLYAIDHLAARMRRNAESLTILSGATPGRRWHTAVPLSEILRGSVSEIENYTRVVLDGTADHAVIGPAVGDVIHLLAELIENGTMFSPPHTEVHVRPVPVAQGVAVEIEDRGLGMPPADLEAANHLLAAPPEFSLTTLGVDPRLGLIVVSHLARRHDITITLRPSSYKGLLAVVLLPNAILEEPVATVGIPHDDRAERHLASVPHGESGRHRRVLPAVPGGDPIERVDAAPPGPPPPAAGLPRRVRMTHLAPQLLDGPPAPRPAGAPGAPGAPGPGRPAEPGGPAGKTAADEAREAAEAERSAGQARAVLLALRRGTRRALDEPSPLGPPHPLSQPDSTRRPHDGDPSR
- a CDS encoding DUF742 domain-containing protein; this translates as MTHWSEDSWDEERSGPMVRPYALTRGRTQPSRPDIELISLVSTVRLPGRAIRLQPEQLRTLALCRTPTAVVEVAAHLALPVCVVKILLGDLLDHELIVLSSPDASTASDVRFLQAVIDGIRRL